In Fimbriimonadales bacterium, the following are encoded in one genomic region:
- a CDS encoding DUF721 domain-containing protein codes for MKTRHPTVLGKALEKILGRPEIVREAKARIALKHWEDIVGCILSKKSAPDRYSRGVLWVSVSSSLWVQELQLRKKELLASLNERSGENLFQDIRFRVQNIAKDISRKESED; via the coding sequence ATGAAAACAAGACATCCGACCGTTTTAGGCAAAGCGTTGGAAAAAATCCTTGGCAGACCTGAGATTGTGCGAGAGGCGAAAGCCAGAATCGCTCTAAAACACTGGGAAGATATCGTAGGATGCATTCTTTCAAAGAAAAGCGCACCGGATCGATATAGCCGCGGCGTGTTATGGGTTTCGGTGAGTTCCTCTTTATGGGTTCAAGAATTACAGTTGCGTAAAAAGGAACTTCTAGCCAGTCTAAATGAGCGGTCCGGAGAAAATCTATTTCAGGATATCCGCTTTCGTGTGCAAAATATCGCGAAGGACATTTCTCGAAAAGAATCTGAAGACTGA
- a CDS encoding type II secretion system protein, with amino-acid sequence MKKRKKNERGFSLMESLFAIFLVAICASIIAATLPVANTSRARADYLNKATNIAQKQLEAIKAGGYSSLTGDGLFALGLLDSPTGLPSIPPWKRFEFSNTDSVNSDAPNQVLPQGKGFVLIKDLRLDLKQVTVKVEWTERGTVRDSSLSAYIGNF; translated from the coding sequence ATGAAAAAAAGAAAAAAGAACGAGAGAGGCTTTTCGTTAATGGAGAGTTTGTTCGCGATTTTCTTAGTCGCAATATGCGCGTCTATTATTGCAGCAACTCTTCCCGTCGCCAATACGAGCCGCGCACGAGCGGACTATCTCAATAAAGCGACAAACATTGCGCAGAAACAACTCGAAGCGATAAAAGCCGGTGGTTACTCTTCTTTAACCGGCGATGGTCTTTTTGCACTCGGTTTGCTGGATTCACCCACTGGTCTTCCGTCAATTCCGCCTTGGAAAAGGTTCGAATTCTCTAATACGGACAGTGTGAATTCCGATGCGCCGAATCAAGTGTTGCCACAGGGAAAGGGCTTCGTACTCATCAAGGATTTGAGACTCGACTTGAAACAAGTTACCGTGAAAGTCGAATGGACAGAACGCGGAACAGTTCGCGACTCTTCCTTGAGTGCTTATATCGGTAACTTCTAA
- a CDS encoding prepilin-type N-terminal cleavage/methylation domain-containing protein — protein sequence MNRLINKRKRGFTLVEIMIVVLIIGILLAIAVPNFIKARETSRAKACQSNLRQIDAGKEQWAMDNKAADGDAVTMGDLVPDYIKKTPECPSGGTYTVGNVGEDPTCSIGGTHTL from the coding sequence ATGAATCGGTTAATCAACAAGCGCAAACGGGGTTTCACCCTCGTTGAAATCATGATCGTTGTTCTCATCATCGGCATCTTGTTAGCAATCGCTGTGCCGAACTTCATCAAGGCTCGTGAGACTTCGCGCGCCAAGGCTTGTCAATCGAATTTGCGCCAAATTGATGCAGGTAAAGAGCAGTGGGCGATGGACAACAAAGCCGCTGATGGCGATGCTGTTACCATGGGTGACTTGGTTCCGGACTACATCAAGAAGACTCCGGAATGTCCATCGGGCGGTACGTACACTGTCGGAAACGTCGGTGAAGACCCAACGTGCTCGATTGGTGGTACTCACACATTGTAA
- a CDS encoding DnaA/Hda family protein, whose translation MENKCLAKQGKGFYTWAADSFSGIAEFDSNRSALNVARAFAQGFTSFAAIVGPSGWGKTLLLHSTEKALQKRFPGDVKRLSCSDFLSNAQLYQKTRVLILDDVQEIYHSLKNRQLFFRHLEQRIRTGKPTFLAASPNGLTTLRSLLPSPSRWQVVTLDEPNIEEKVSAVREICHLEGIHLRPEAIRLIAKSVAGNGRSLLGALTRLKISVGNKLKRLDPLRLMGLLEPYLAEKTYAHLKELTEEAISRCMNLRICKGKPKCSLMLAIYILRGVAEIGEEKVATLLDVAPGEVFRLYKQCERALKDGEPGLKNCISRCLSRIRKNLYG comes from the coding sequence ATGGAGAACAAGTGCTTGGCGAAACAAGGAAAGGGTTTTTACACATGGGCAGCCGATTCTTTTTCAGGAATTGCCGAATTCGATTCCAACCGTTCCGCGCTGAATGTCGCACGCGCATTCGCTCAAGGCTTTACTTCGTTTGCAGCGATTGTCGGACCTTCAGGTTGGGGTAAAACACTGCTGTTGCATTCCACCGAAAAGGCTTTGCAAAAACGTTTTCCCGGCGATGTCAAACGCCTTTCTTGTTCTGACTTTTTGTCGAATGCGCAACTTTATCAAAAAACGCGAGTGTTGATTCTGGACGACGTTCAAGAAATCTATCATTCTTTAAAAAACCGCCAATTGTTCTTCCGTCATCTAGAGCAGCGCATCCGCACGGGAAAACCCACATTCTTGGCGGCGTCTCCAAATGGCTTAACTACTCTTCGAAGTTTGCTCCCCTCTCCATCGCGATGGCAAGTAGTCACCCTCGATGAACCGAACATAGAAGAAAAGGTATCCGCAGTTCGTGAGATTTGCCACCTCGAGGGCATCCACCTTCGACCTGAGGCAATAAGGCTTATTGCGAAGAGCGTCGCAGGAAATGGGCGCTCACTTTTGGGGGCTTTGACCCGTCTAAAAATAAGCGTCGGGAATAAATTGAAGCGTCTCGACCCGCTCAGGCTGATGGGGCTCTTAGAGCCGTACCTGGCAGAAAAAACGTACGCTCACCTAAAAGAATTGACCGAGGAAGCCATTTCTCGATGCATGAACTTGCGAATTTGTAAAGGAAAACCAAAATGTTCATTGATGCTCGCGATTTATATCTTGCGTGGAGTTGCCGAAATTGGCGAAGAGAAGGTCGCAACCCTTCTCGATGTTGCTCCAGGAGAGGTTTTTCGCTTGTATAAGCAGTGCGAGCGAGCATTGAAAGACGGAGAACCAGGGTTGAAAAACTGCATTAGTCGTTGTTTATCGCGAATCAGAAAGAACCTTTATGGCTGA
- a CDS encoding CBS domain-containing protein translates to MADFFGKSFSAFSHDDTSYPHRKEGSSLIPHIKSVRDLSLWSLWVNPEHQVRTALIIMKGHGVSALGVLDKEEYVGVVCLEDLVSVPEDCKVEEVMRREIETVELNTPLNLVAELMSRKKLSRLPVVESGRFYGIISAHDLLHELGRNFDPLTRLPWSDSLREWGINNLRQGKEISIIFIDLDNYGVFNKQFGHIVGDQVLETIAELLRSLIDPALEHLCRYAGDEFAIGTLRPRAEAEKLAKEIKAKIDSMRISSVNGSVSASVGVQGGRRTKERKDIHYAATVDNLINLASKSCTASKPSSKPEVKEVKETTEENTHPPKVHTPPRLVALNVGRNAGIMKAVAVLETEIGFIPGVHVGASQESFAAAAAVAEALKELFPNAGIRLLEVMERRAGADSRQVTVLAEALGKRITGSARVTHTVSEAAAEATLEAIFGSCF, encoded by the coding sequence ATGGCTGATTTTTTCGGAAAATCGTTTTCTGCTTTCTCCCATGACGATACGTCTTATCCGCATCGAAAAGAGGGTAGCTCGCTTATCCCGCACATAAAAAGTGTTCGTGACCTTTCACTCTGGTCGCTATGGGTGAACCCAGAGCATCAAGTCAGAACAGCATTGATTATCATGAAAGGACATGGTGTGAGCGCATTGGGTGTTCTCGATAAAGAAGAATATGTAGGAGTTGTGTGTTTAGAAGATCTCGTCAGCGTTCCAGAAGATTGCAAAGTCGAAGAGGTCATGAGAAGGGAAATCGAAACCGTAGAACTAAATACGCCTCTCAATTTAGTTGCGGAACTGATGTCCAGAAAAAAACTCTCGAGATTGCCCGTTGTCGAATCCGGGCGTTTTTATGGGATTATCAGTGCGCACGATTTACTCCATGAGTTGGGCAGAAATTTCGATCCGCTTACGCGCTTACCCTGGAGTGATTCCTTGCGAGAATGGGGAATCAATAATTTGCGCCAAGGGAAAGAAATTTCCATTATCTTTATAGACCTCGATAACTACGGGGTTTTCAATAAACAATTCGGGCACATCGTCGGAGACCAAGTTCTCGAAACGATAGCTGAACTTTTGCGCTCTTTGATAGACCCCGCCTTGGAACATCTTTGTCGTTATGCTGGAGACGAGTTCGCGATTGGCACTCTCCGCCCCCGTGCAGAAGCAGAAAAACTTGCCAAAGAAATAAAAGCGAAAATAGATTCAATGAGAATCTCATCTGTCAATGGAAGCGTTAGCGCATCGGTAGGAGTTCAAGGCGGACGGAGAACGAAAGAAAGAAAAGACATCCACTACGCTGCAACCGTAGACAATTTAATTAATTTAGCGAGTAAATCATGTACCGCGTCGAAGCCATCTTCCAAACCAGAAGTTAAAGAAGTTAAAGAAACTACTGAAGAAAATACGCATCCACCGAAAGTGCATACCCCCCCTCGTTTGGTCGCTCTGAATGTAGGAAGGAATGCCGGCATCATGAAGGCGGTAGCGGTGCTCGAAACGGAAATAGGATTCATCCCTGGGGTGCACGTGGGTGCGTCTCAAGAAAGCTTTGCCGCCGCCGCCGCCGTTGCGGAAGCGCTAAAAGAACTTTTCCCGAATGCGGGAATTCGGTTGCTCGAGGTGATGGAGCGAAGAGCCGGTGCAGATTCCAGACAAGTCACAGTTCTAGCCGAGGCATTGGGCAAAAGGATTACAGGCTCTGCAAGGGTTACTCACACCGTCTCCGAGGCAGCAGCAGAAGCCACCTTGGAAGCGATTTTTGGCTCTTGTTTCTAA
- a CDS encoding AAA family ATPase: MENRTKTRRLLDEIISLIPQDNTRLRNYIAALVDALEEDEKKYEEVVRLVKEYEQAYEKLTSPANRTGVFLEMLDEEIALIAVGDNELVVSIDPRIEKKELKTGVRVKVNDAYAIIGIMETHTGGQIMKVTEILDENRLRVSQDATGTIGRVVVRAHSLIDAQIKPGDEVRIEPNFKVATEHIPKTETREYFFETVPEITWDKIGGQDEAIALIKETIEHPILYPELYKQYDKKPIKGILLYGPPGCGKTLIGKATAWNLTKEYSKKLGREVKEYFMHISGPKILNMWLGETERMVREIFETARQRAKEGHLVFIFFDEAESVLRTRSNSKWLNISNTVVPQFCAELDGLVDLENVVLILTSNRPDYIDPALLRPERIDRKVKIGRPNMEATREIFSIYLHPRLPLDPEALAAEGGDAEAARSCMIDTITSFIWRTNPETEFIRVYFSNGSMQTLHWKNLISGALVKSVVDRAKDFAIKRAIAEPDKPHGIRLDDLKEAVRAEYRENEIFPKSDSIEDWLKLLDFEEENVVAVKPIRDSKTAKRDAVI, encoded by the coding sequence ATGGAAAACCGAACAAAGACCAGACGCCTACTCGATGAGATTATTTCACTCATCCCTCAAGACAACACGCGCCTTCGGAACTATATAGCGGCTTTAGTAGACGCATTGGAAGAAGACGAAAAGAAGTACGAGGAGGTCGTAAGACTCGTCAAGGAGTACGAACAAGCCTATGAAAAACTGACTTCTCCTGCAAATAGAACCGGTGTTTTCCTGGAAATGCTAGACGAAGAGATAGCCCTTATCGCTGTGGGAGACAATGAGTTAGTCGTTTCTATAGACCCACGTATCGAGAAAAAGGAACTGAAAACAGGAGTACGCGTGAAGGTGAACGACGCCTATGCGATTATCGGAATCATGGAAACGCACACGGGCGGACAAATCATGAAGGTTACGGAGATTCTCGATGAAAATCGCTTGCGCGTGAGCCAAGACGCTACGGGAACCATCGGAAGAGTCGTCGTTCGCGCGCATTCGCTAATAGATGCGCAAATCAAACCCGGAGACGAGGTTCGCATCGAACCGAATTTCAAAGTTGCGACGGAGCATATTCCCAAAACGGAGACTCGTGAATACTTTTTCGAAACTGTGCCGGAAATTACCTGGGACAAAATCGGCGGTCAAGACGAAGCGATTGCACTCATCAAAGAAACCATCGAGCATCCTATCTTGTATCCGGAACTTTACAAGCAATACGATAAAAAACCGATTAAGGGAATTTTGTTATACGGACCACCCGGTTGCGGAAAAACATTGATAGGCAAAGCCACGGCATGGAATCTCACTAAAGAATACAGCAAAAAACTCGGAAGAGAAGTCAAAGAATATTTCATGCATATCAGCGGTCCAAAAATTTTGAACATGTGGCTCGGCGAAACGGAGCGAATGGTTCGCGAAATTTTCGAGACCGCACGCCAGCGCGCAAAAGAAGGCCATCTCGTTTTCATCTTTTTCGACGAAGCGGAGAGCGTTTTGCGTACCCGTTCCAATTCGAAATGGCTCAATATTAGCAATACCGTCGTTCCGCAATTCTGTGCAGAACTGGATGGGCTCGTGGATTTGGAAAACGTCGTTTTGATTTTGACGAGCAACCGTCCCGATTACATAGACCCTGCATTATTGCGTCCGGAAAGAATAGACCGCAAAGTGAAAATCGGTCGCCCGAACATGGAAGCGACGCGCGAAATTTTTTCGATTTATCTGCATCCTCGATTACCGCTCGACCCAGAAGCTCTCGCTGCAGAAGGGGGGGATGCCGAAGCGGCGCGTTCCTGCATGATCGACACGATCACATCTTTCATCTGGAGAACGAATCCGGAGACGGAGTTCATTCGTGTGTATTTTAGCAACGGCAGCATGCAAACACTTCATTGGAAAAATCTCATCAGCGGCGCATTAGTAAAGTCCGTCGTAGACAGAGCGAAGGATTTTGCGATTAAACGTGCCATTGCAGAACCGGATAAACCCCACGGGATTCGTTTGGACGATTTGAAGGAAGCCGTTCGCGCTGAGTATCGCGAAAACGAAATTTTCCCGAAAAGCGATTCCATAGAAGATTGGCTGAAACTGTTGGATTTCGAAGAAGAAAATGTAGTCGCCGTAAAACCGATTCGAGATTCTAAAACTGCCAAGCGAGACGCTGTGATTTAA
- a CDS encoding uracil-DNA glycosylase, giving the protein MSAIENKETIEEVISKLAERASGCTSCGLALKRRSVVFGEGNPRSPLVLVGEGPGEQEDKTGRPFVGPAGQILDRALLDNGLDRNDVYICNVVKCRAADWLGEHATNRPPSSEEIQSCSQWLAPQLSAIAPKVILCVGAPSANALIQKGFQITKDRGKLFPCRYAKYAIATLHPAYILRQRGKESDGGYSLLVKDIALAYTIATTIE; this is encoded by the coding sequence ATGAGTGCGATAGAGAACAAAGAAACTATCGAAGAAGTAATTTCCAAATTAGCGGAGCGCGCGTCTGGATGCACATCATGCGGTCTTGCGTTGAAGCGTCGTTCGGTGGTTTTCGGGGAAGGGAATCCGCGCAGTCCGCTCGTTTTGGTGGGTGAAGGGCCCGGAGAACAAGAAGACAAAACTGGGCGTCCATTCGTAGGTCCTGCGGGACAGATTTTGGACCGGGCTTTATTAGACAACGGTCTCGATAGGAACGATGTTTATATTTGCAACGTCGTAAAATGTCGCGCTGCGGATTGGCTGGGCGAGCATGCGACGAATCGCCCCCCCTCGAGCGAAGAAATACAATCATGCTCACAATGGTTAGCTCCTCAATTAAGCGCTATCGCACCGAAGGTGATACTTTGTGTTGGTGCCCCGAGTGCGAATGCATTAATCCAAAAAGGGTTTCAAATCACGAAAGATAGAGGAAAATTGTTTCCTTGTCGTTATGCGAAATATGCTATTGCCACACTGCATCCTGCTTATATCCTTCGGCAAAGGGGCAAAGAGAGCGACGGAGGTTATTCGCTGCTCGTAAAGGATATCGCTCTCGCGTATACCATTGCGACTACTATCGAATGA
- a CDS encoding ATP-binding cassette domain-containing protein, with translation MHPVVLAEGLSKTYVSTKREGGVFGALKSLFAPTRVHIEAVKNVNLKIDQGELVGFLGPNGAGKTTTLKMLTGILYPTSGRAEVLGYIPWERRPEMQKQISLVMGNKMQLWWDLPAWDSFLVLKEIYEVSDSDFKKRTDELVEMLQLSDKIHIQVRRLSLGERMKCELIASLLHNPRVLFLDEPTLGLDVVSQKRIRDFLKEHNRKHETTILMTSHYMQDVAEVCERVIVIDHGSLIFDGSLPHLVNTYNPGKRLHLIFQESIKTSLEEYGRVIQQSDNEAIIEVPRNQTSVIASRLLQEFPIADISIEEADIEDVVREMFLRHQNEPFAETTRK, from the coding sequence ATGCACCCAGTTGTGTTGGCTGAAGGACTTTCAAAAACCTACGTTTCCACGAAACGAGAGGGGGGGGTCTTTGGTGCATTGAAAAGTCTATTTGCACCGACAAGGGTTCATATCGAGGCTGTGAAAAATGTTAACCTAAAAATCGACCAAGGGGAGCTCGTGGGGTTTTTGGGTCCTAATGGAGCGGGAAAAACCACCACACTCAAAATGCTGACGGGGATTTTATATCCGACATCGGGGCGTGCAGAGGTTCTTGGATATATCCCATGGGAGCGGCGACCGGAGATGCAAAAACAGATCTCATTAGTGATGGGAAACAAAATGCAGCTTTGGTGGGATTTGCCCGCATGGGATAGTTTTCTCGTGCTGAAAGAAATTTACGAAGTTTCTGATAGCGATTTCAAGAAAAGAACAGATGAACTCGTAGAGATGCTACAACTCAGCGATAAAATCCACATTCAAGTTCGGCGTTTGAGTTTAGGCGAAAGAATGAAATGCGAATTGATAGCATCTCTTCTTCACAATCCTCGCGTTTTGTTTTTGGACGAACCGACTCTCGGATTAGACGTCGTTTCTCAAAAACGAATTCGCGATTTTCTCAAAGAACACAACCGCAAGCACGAAACGACGATATTGATGACGAGTCATTATATGCAAGACGTTGCAGAAGTTTGCGAGCGGGTGATTGTGATTGACCATGGAAGTTTAATTTTCGATGGTTCTTTACCACATCTCGTGAATACCTATAACCCTGGGAAAAGATTACATTTGATTTTTCAAGAAAGCATCAAAACTTCTTTGGAAGAATACGGACGTGTGATTCAACAGAGTGATAACGAAGCGATCATAGAAGTTCCACGCAATCAAACTTCAGTAATTGCATCGCGTTTACTTCAAGAATTTCCCATTGCGGATATTTCTATAGAGGAAGCAGATATCGAAGACGTCGTGCGTGAGATGTTTTTAAGACATCAAAACGAACCTTTTGCTGAAACGACAAGGAAATGA
- a CDS encoding alpha-L-rhamnosidase C-terminal domain-containing protein translates to MFKAAKWVWDSEKTVGEWNYYTAFRKPFVLNSTPSKADLYITADSQYWVWVNGKRVGSGPIRSFPNPWYYDSYDIRNYLKPGDNEILILAHAIGVGTFRYIPAPSGVIAEIQADGKPIIGTDSSWECSPRPFGTLKEFRISCQQGWLEPPGSPLPELIHSCFAKKTTPAVEVTQNRELIKAPLSIADTGIVSGVSIARSAVVKPPETTINLSLRRFLFPNILDASPREVFGLVGFLFHVKHSRELIFEFPAPWFWMGAKGRLNGVEMTKIPTRHSSLGNGTALIGQAQPGENFIVFDVSGTSHEWTLQTTVDDVALQIPGPFYVLGPFDSAEAVQSAYSISDFETFTNHPLAKIVPSDSPCVDFAPAFSRTAFAKLISPEPIPQHPDEIRLGNPGEGECQIILDLGRMTVGRWAFEAEADEDTEVFFNEFEGFQNGEPDFCWEMSNTWIVNVPKGTFAFESLHRRGGRFVVIQGKDVCIRNFRVIESTYPCKPIAVFQSSEEKLNKIFEMCALTSKLCSEDTFVDCPTYEQTFWVGDARIEALVNYAVFGDYPLARRCLELAGESLTRSPLVESHVPSAWPVIIPAWSFLWAIACFEHYWFTGDTEFLRKIYPRMLLQAKNAAKHLNDRNLFEMDAWNLTDWAPMDQPHKGVVTANQGWLCWALDSTAKAATVLEEHKDAEWCKEVSHLISEASNEFLWNDEKGAFTDCLKPSGEQSDVFSVQTQCVLALANMPKPERMSRIQEILTGKASESFVQPGTPFFYFFLFEYLEKIKENERILEVIREKWSFMLDKGATTCWELFPGYLSAGRWTRSQCHAWSAGPGYFLKGKQFGIVPISPGFSKVLFCPYPIGLSKVSGSYPTPKGAISVEWEYKDDEFRYSLTAPEGIEVVTDLSNV, encoded by the coding sequence ATGTTTAAAGCGGCGAAATGGGTATGGGATTCGGAAAAGACAGTGGGTGAATGGAACTATTATACAGCCTTTCGAAAACCTTTTGTACTCAACAGTACACCTTCTAAAGCAGATTTATACATAACTGCAGATAGTCAATATTGGGTGTGGGTAAATGGAAAAAGAGTCGGCAGCGGCCCGATTCGAAGTTTCCCGAATCCGTGGTACTACGATTCTTATGACATAAGAAATTACTTAAAACCCGGAGATAACGAGATCCTCATTCTCGCCCATGCAATTGGCGTTGGAACCTTTCGCTATATTCCCGCACCATCAGGAGTTATCGCGGAGATTCAAGCCGACGGCAAACCTATAATCGGGACCGACTCTTCTTGGGAGTGTTCTCCTCGACCATTCGGAACTTTAAAAGAGTTTCGTATCTCTTGTCAGCAAGGATGGCTTGAACCCCCAGGATCCCCCCTACCCGAACTCATTCATTCTTGCTTTGCAAAGAAAACAACACCTGCAGTTGAAGTCACGCAAAACAGGGAACTAATAAAAGCCCCTCTTTCCATAGCCGATACTGGCATCGTTTCTGGAGTCTCTATAGCACGTTCGGCAGTGGTCAAACCGCCGGAAACGACCATCAATCTCTCGCTCCGACGTTTTTTGTTTCCTAATATCTTGGACGCTTCTCCGAGGGAAGTCTTTGGACTCGTCGGATTTTTGTTTCACGTGAAACATTCTCGAGAACTCATTTTCGAATTCCCGGCACCATGGTTTTGGATGGGCGCCAAAGGACGTTTGAACGGCGTGGAAATGACGAAAATCCCGACACGACACAGCTCGCTTGGGAACGGAACAGCACTCATTGGGCAGGCACAGCCAGGAGAGAATTTTATAGTGTTTGATGTTTCTGGAACGTCCCACGAGTGGACCTTGCAAACGACCGTCGACGACGTCGCTTTGCAAATCCCGGGCCCTTTCTATGTGCTCGGACCCTTCGATTCAGCGGAAGCAGTACAAAGCGCATACTCTATTTCCGATTTCGAAACGTTTACGAATCATCCCCTGGCAAAGATTGTCCCCTCAGATTCTCCTTGTGTTGATTTCGCTCCGGCGTTTTCACGAACAGCTTTCGCCAAGTTAATTTCCCCTGAACCTATCCCGCAACACCCCGATGAAATAAGACTCGGCAACCCGGGCGAAGGGGAATGCCAAATCATCCTCGACTTAGGGCGAATGACCGTTGGTCGCTGGGCTTTTGAAGCGGAGGCAGATGAAGACACCGAAGTCTTCTTCAACGAGTTCGAAGGCTTTCAAAACGGAGAGCCGGATTTTTGTTGGGAAATGAGCAATACATGGATAGTAAATGTACCAAAAGGTACATTTGCCTTCGAAAGCCTTCATCGGAGGGGTGGTAGGTTCGTTGTGATTCAGGGAAAGGACGTTTGTATAAGAAATTTTCGAGTTATTGAATCGACTTATCCTTGTAAGCCGATAGCAGTTTTTCAGTCTTCTGAAGAAAAGTTGAACAAAATTTTTGAAATGTGTGCCCTCACTTCGAAATTGTGCAGCGAAGACACATTTGTAGACTGCCCGACCTACGAACAAACTTTTTGGGTAGGTGATGCCCGTATCGAAGCGCTTGTCAATTATGCGGTTTTTGGGGACTATCCGCTCGCTCGAAGGTGTCTCGAACTTGCAGGAGAGAGTCTAACGCGTAGTCCACTCGTTGAAAGCCACGTTCCGAGCGCCTGGCCTGTGATCATCCCCGCTTGGAGTTTTCTTTGGGCTATCGCATGTTTCGAGCATTACTGGTTCACGGGAGATACCGAATTCCTCCGAAAGATTTATCCGAGAATGCTCCTTCAGGCGAAAAACGCCGCAAAGCATCTCAACGACCGGAACCTTTTCGAAATGGACGCTTGGAATTTGACGGATTGGGCGCCGATGGACCAACCGCACAAAGGGGTAGTCACAGCAAATCAAGGATGGCTTTGTTGGGCTTTAGATTCCACGGCGAAAGCCGCGACGGTTTTAGAAGAGCATAAAGATGCGGAATGGTGCAAAGAGGTCTCGCACCTTATCTCGGAAGCCTCAAACGAGTTTCTTTGGAACGACGAGAAAGGAGCATTTACAGACTGCTTGAAACCCTCCGGAGAACAATCCGACGTTTTTAGTGTGCAGACACAGTGCGTTCTTGCTTTAGCGAACATGCCAAAGCCCGAGAGAATGAGCAGGATCCAGGAGATTCTTACCGGAAAAGCTTCGGAGAGTTTCGTTCAGCCCGGCACGCCATTCTTTTACTTTTTCTTGTTCGAATATTTAGAGAAAATCAAAGAAAATGAACGAATTCTCGAAGTAATTCGCGAAAAATGGAGCTTTATGCTGGATAAGGGTGCTACTACGTGTTGGGAATTATTTCCTGGGTACCTTTCTGCGGGGAGATGGACTCGGAGCCAATGTCATGCTTGGAGTGCGGGACCAGGTTACTTCTTGAAAGGCAAGCAATTCGGTATTGTACCAATTAGTCCAGGATTTTCCAAAGTTCTTTTCTGCCCTTATCCCATTGGTTTATCGAAGGTTTCGGGTTCTTACCCAACGCCAAAAGGTGCGATATCCGTAGAGTGGGAGTATAAAGACGATGAATTCCGTTACTCTTTGACGGCACCAGAGGGAATAGAGGTCGTTACAGATTTGAGCAACGTGTAG